The following DNA comes from Alnus glutinosa chromosome 6, dhAlnGlut1.1, whole genome shotgun sequence.
GTTCTTGTAACTTAGGAATCAGAACATGTTCCTTTATACTAGTCGAGTTCCTAGACCCAAATCAGTCGCACTTATTGATTATAACCGAAAGCTGAAACAGTTGGCaaatatcacatttttttttgataattgtaACTCAGTTCATTAAAAGTGCAGatgggcgcaacccttatacacgggaagtatacaagagagcccttaAATGGGAcgagaagagaataaatttaaaaagtctacaaaagtaaaagcATTCAACCaatgatggggcgctatccaaatatacaaCATATTAAGCAAACGCTTTCTTAGCTTCACCATTGGCAAATATCACATTACGTGACATATATGGTTTTCATAAGGTAAAACTTGAAGTTATCAAAGTTAAAATTCTTGTGAGGATAatatattttacattatttatcaaTTGATAAATTACACACTCCCTCAGGTCTTGAGCTCACGACTTTGTCCTTTATCCTATTCTTATAGAGAAAGGAAATGTTAAGGGTGCGTGCTCTAGTTCTAGAGGTAGAAGGGAGCTTTTGAACTTAGATTGCTCCATAAACCATGATTCTACAGGTGCGTCTTCTAGGCgtgggaaaggcaaggctcacgttTTTTAGTGTGAGTTCGAGTTTGAGGGTTTGAGGGCTTGCtgttttgttggtttttggTTGGGTTGTGTGGGTTGtttaggtttttcttgctctaGTTTAGGTGCCTGTTGTATACTGGCTGTGTACTTGGGGtgccttacactttttataaaatttcctttactttaaaaaaaaataaaaaaataaaataaaattcaatgatATTGTTAAAGAATCAGTTAGAAcaagtgattttattttattttattttttcagctGTGAACTTGACTGTGAAGGTTTCTACTATCTGTTTAACTAAAGTTCAAAAGGTTCTGACTTAAGTACTTATCCGCACCCTAACTGGCAGCTGCTGAGACCAACTTTCCTAAACTTCTACCTGGTCTTTCGCCCAAGCTGTGTGAGGCAGAAACTTGTCTCACGTATGGTTTGAGGGATCGAGCCTCAGCCCAGCAGTAATGGTGCGGCTTAGGTCAACTAGCACAGAAGATACGGTTCCCTCAAAAATTGCCTTCGGTTCAAAACTTTATATGGGGAAAGAGTGTTGTATGTTTCAAGGTCTTGATCATATACATGGACTCACTTTTCATTCCATTGTGGCAATTCAATGACTTACAAACTGCCCAAAATGAGTGATTTGCACATGTTTGAGCATAATTGATCCCATTGTGCTAACCTGTTGCCGGTAAACTTTCCGGCCTCGTACAAGAATGGAAACTAGAGTGTTTTTTCAGCATTGGTGGATAAAGAATCATGAACATAATAATTTCTGATTGGTCCATTTTCTAGCTAATTCCTACAAAGCAGTCTAACAAAGTGACGTGTTTCtaaagcatgtgcttctcacatgctttcttattaatgctattaaaaaaacatgtgagaagcacatactattaaaaaaatatgtgctttttTCTTACATGTTGAGGGACACATATCACTTTGTTTGACTGGTTTGTAgcagtttgtagctaatttctaTCCTTTCTGGTTGACCATGGTCTActaacaggttttttttttattattttttttttttgggtaaggcTGTTAAGAATTGATATAAACCCAATGGTATAACTCATTATTTGCCCCCTAGGGCACCTAAAAGAGTAGAACATTCTGCTTGATCTAATGCCATTTGAAGAGGCCATCCCTTCTTTCTTATTTAAACACTCGCATTGTCTTGCTACTCCTTTGAGTTTATTATGATTAATTTTTCTGATTACAATTAATTCacttattaatattatatctTTCATTGAAATATTCAGACTTTAAAGGAGTTCCTTGGTTTTGCTGAAGGGGAGGTGAGGTCTTTGGCTTCACGTTATTCTAGTGTGGTATGCATCAACCTCATTTTGATGGAGTTGAATTTAGATGATAGTAGATGTTTGCGAGATGATATACACACAATACTAGACATATTTCTGAATTTGGATGTTTTCAGGGTAGAAATGCAGATGCATTGGCTCTTTATTTTGGGGAAGATCCGGCCCGTTGCCCATTTGAGCAAGGTATTTTTAGTCTTACAGTTTTGATTTCTCTGTATTCCTGTTCAAACTACAGTAGGTAAAAAGaagtgaaagaaaattaaaaaggaaaagtgcATATACCCTCCTAAAACTACCACCAAATTAACAATTTTCcccaaaactataaaaaaattgtcaatgtcccccaatgacgaaaatacctgtgataaaataaaaataaaatattctaaaaattctttaaaaaagaagaagctaaaactaaaatttgaaaaaaaacaaaaaaaaaaacgcaaaaacCAGGGTGTGGCCACCCCCTTGGACAAATGGGGGTCCGACTCCTTACCCCTTGACAAACCCCGTCCTCTATTTCACCCCACCCTTGCCTAATCCCAATCTCAATCCTCCTTTTCCTCCTATTTCTCCGAAGTCAAAGCCAGCctcaaacaacaacaacaacaaagaccCACAAACTCAAAACCTTTgaacccatctctctctctaagcCTTCCAAAGTCGATTCCCACAAAGAAAACCGCAAGAATCTCTTTGAGTTTTGCCTCCGACCCTTTGTGCCTCCCTCGACCGAACCCAACTCTGCGTCTTCAACCTCGTCCCCCTTATCACCAAAGCACATCTAAGCTTCCACAAATTTCTAAATGGTTGAATTATGATAAAGAATTAGACATTGGAGGACGCAGAGCATAAAAGACTtcataaaaaattatgcatGTAAATTTACGAGGAAGCGAGGCAAGGAAAGGTACGGCCGCTTGGCAAGGCAGACCACTTTGTATGAGCCCAATTCATGTGTTATTATCATTATTGGAGTTTAGTGATATGAAGTTAGCTGGTAATTATCATTTTTACTTTAGTTGTATCAACTCTGCTCAACTTCGTGAGGATGTTTGTACGAGCACATGAGGAAAACTGCAAACAGATCGAGCTTGAAAAGAAGAAAGCccagaaagaggaagaaaatgagaaggTGAAGGTAGGTACACCCAAAAAGGAGTCTGTACACCTGAGGACTGCCATCAGGAGTGGAAACATCAATTGATCAAGGATTATTAACACTTCATTTACCTGAGCAACACAAGATAATTGCTGCTTGGATGGAAAACCCATACAAGGAGCGAGAATACAAACTACAACCCGCAGCATTGATACTGATGGCATGGAGAATGTTTAATCCGATGGCAAGAATAAGTAAGCGGTTAATGAAAATGCAGGTGTACAACTGGGCAGAGATTTATTTTTCAAGCAGTAAGCCTTATACATCCCCTTTCCTGCTTTGGAATTTGTTGTAGTTTATGAatcttgaactttttttttttttttcaaatgctttgttgtttttggaGCAGTGATGCTGGAGCTGAAGGAGTCCTGTTGGATGAGCCACTTTTAAGATGCTATTAATAATTTTTGCTGTAACCGAGGCGGGGGGTTTCATCATTGTTTCTGTATATTTTTGATTGATAGGCAGTTGTGtaatcattttaatttaatgcatgtatataaataaaatttcgTTGAGAAGATATGATAAGCTCTTGAAATAGGTTGTGTTTTggccccaaaaaagaaaaagaaaaatgtgatgtTTAGATGGAAAGCAACAGTATGTGCCATTATCAAAATTATCACAATGTGCTTTCCATCTAAAACATTTCAATGCTTACTGAGGTCACCACAGTAAATTGCTTTAGATTTAGAAAGTCTTATTTAGTATATTTCTTCTGGTGAAGATGGTAGGTAGGCTGGTCTGCATGAGTACTTGTTTGCTTCAGGACTGTCAATCCAAGCCCAATTCTAGCATAAGTGGGTTGGGTTTTAAACTCAAGCCCTTTCTCAACTTGTCAGCCACCAATAAAAGCTTTTTCTGTGACATTGCTCCCTTTTCAATGATGATGTTATCATATACGTATTTGAAGTTAAAACCAGTTAGCTAGAAGGATCGCATCAGTGTAGAAAGCTACAACTTATTACTTAGAAGTAACCATATGTGGGATTTCACCCTCCACTGGACCAAACCTATTATCTATTGaacaaagtttttctctgaaCTGGGTTAAAGGAATTTCTTTCAACTTAGTTTATTAAGCTGATAGAGAATCTCATGCATTTTAAacacatgtcagtttaatagactggTTCCTCTAACCCAGTTTGTTTCGTTAATATGATCATTTTGAAACTACACAAAATTGTTTCTTCGAGTGAGATTGCACTCGTCTATGCATGCATTAGGTATCACCAATAGAGGCACTAAAAAAGAGTTACATAATTCAATTTTCCTTCTATCTTCCATTACAATAACAGCAACAACTTCACTTTTCTAAGACAAAACGCATGTATGACTCATGATCATGCCATTTTCACTTTGATGGCATCTTCACACAGATGATCAAAGCTCATGAATCCTCTCGTTTTAtagaggaaaagagaaaactTAGAGAAACTTAAAATACTCAAAccttattctcaacaactacaTAACTAAACAGTGCTAGGAGTACTACAGTTAACTTTTACTACAACTCTTTAGAAACTGATGTGGTAAATGCTATATGAACTGTTACGTTAGTTTGTAAAAGATCGTAATAAAATCTGTAGTACTCCAAGCATTTtttgacacaaaaaaaaaaaaaaaagaaacgctATCGCTTAAATGTAGATTCTAGGCTATTTTTGCGTCTTTACAGTTCCAAAGATCACGTATGGTGTTCAGATTCAAATCTTTTTTTGGGCTGATGGGTGATGGAGCTTGCAACAGCTGCAGCCAAAGCTGTCGTGAAGGTAGGATCCTTGGTTAAAGAGGCTGCATATTCTGCAATATTGTTGTAGCTGTTGTTGTGGTGCTCTTCCACAAAATTCTGAAAGGGTCTTCGATTTTCTTGATGTGGACTAGAGAGACTAAGATCGAGCGCCATAGCTGGGAGAAATGAGTTAATAtttgccattgggcttctgatGGTATCTGATGAAGATGAAGAGTCCCCAAGAGAAGAACCATGAACATCATGGTTGTGCTTCCCATCGTAAGTTGCCACAAGCAGAGACTTATCTTCCAAGCACCTTTGTACCTGAGAAAAAAGGAGTTTAATTCATGAAATATGAAACTGTGATTTTTATGATGGttcaaaaatatccttatttcCTAATAGAATTCCAATCATACCTTCTTTTTAACAGGGCATCCCGGAGCCATGGAACACCTGAAATAAGCTCTAGGTGATGGGTTGTCTTTGGTGACCTTCTGCCCATATTTCCTCCATTGATAGCCGTCTCTCACTGTCTAAATTCAAAAGGAATATACAAATTAAGATACACAGCAAATTTAACAActgatttttatatattattagcggcgacttgtCACTAGTAGATTCCTGCCAAAGTCCGcatgcgaaaaaaaaaagaaaaattcttggCCACCAAGTTATTAGCGAATTTGGTTGtcgttgatatatatatatattttgaaattagcGAGGGCAATCAGCGACAACTTTTGGGTCGTTGCtaattatcaaattttatatattattagcgAGGACTCGTCGCTAATAAGATAATCTTGTCACTTGAAAAAATCCCACCAAGTTATTAACAAATTTTGTCGTTGCtgttatgattttattttttattttttattttttttaaatctgcGATGACTTTTGGGTTGTAGCTAATTACAAAATTTCTTGTAGCTAGAGAAATGGTAACCATGACAGATCGATGCACACACATAAAGGACATATCAAGAAGACTTACTAGGCTGTTGTCCTGATCAGAGTCGGTTCTCACTAGGATTCGTTGTGTCTTGTTATGTATTGGAACCTCAGATGTCCGAGCTCTCTTGTTTGCTTCCTTGTCAAAGCCGCTTTGAGAGAAATTGATGTCCATTTGTCCTGCAGCCTTTGTTTCTTGGAGATGGGCTTGAAGAATGTTGCATTTGCTGTTCATAACGTCAAGCATGAATCTTAAAGTTTCATTCTCTTTTCGCAAACACTTCAAGTCTGTTTGGAGGGTTTCCACCTGGAGGAACATCTCttcccttagttttttttttttttttttttttttcatatataaattaagtgtattattattaattattattctatGTATAGTTTTGCCCTCTTTATAGAATTTTTCTGTTCCTACAACATGGTCATATATACTTGAATGTCAATCCCATGGAGAGTAAATCCAAGTCCAGCTTATTTTTCAGAAGATCTGGGGGGTCAAAAATTTATGACCTTAAATTCTTAATGATTtgaatcaagaaaaagaaccaTGACAAAATCTCTGTTTTAGATCTTCAAAAAATGCCCAAAGAGAatcaagaaaaaagtaaaacgaagaattttttttttttctgtattatTTTACAAAGCATCTATGATCTGGCATGGGGTTGACATTAAAATCATGCCCAGAAGAAATAAAGCAACAAGAAGATCAAAGAGTCACCTTTTCTTGACAAGAGGTATGAGCTTCCATGTCTGCAAGATGATGAACGACCTTCAATGATAAGTCATCGATCAGACTGTTAAGTTGGAAGAAAAAAGACTAAGAGTTGGAGATCGAAGCCTCCTTAATTAAATCTgtatgtaaaaataatattatttctcatGCAGTGCTACTGGTTGGTATTTATGAGTTGAAGAAGCCCTatatctctctctatatatattaataatatatatctcATGCAGTGGTTGGTGCTTTAAGGCGGTATCTTTCGCGGAACCTGCACTGAGCAATTAAGATCAAAGAAAGACTAGTTTGGCGGCTGCTCTCGATCTCTCAACTTTAGCTAGTAAAAGCTTGGTCGTCTTAGTTTGTCTGTAGGGAATAATGGATTGAAATCAAATCCATGTGCCAGAGAAAAGATTAaagttactttttaaatttatttaagtgatttttttttgttaattatataaataattatttaaaacaaGTCATCGTGTTAATCATATAAAATTAGtgtaaaattttccttaaaaaataataaaaaaaaagggtgaaaaaCAAGTTAGGACCTTTGAATCGTGAAAATTAATACGACATCCACGATTCAACACGTAACATTCATTACGTCACCATCAGTGATGTAAGCCGAGGTTGAAGGTTCTTCCATCCTTTAACTTTTTCGTACGtacgtcctttttttttttttattggtcaTTGAAACGTGCAGACAAAATCCATAGACTTCAGAAGTCTATGATCTTGCGGTGACCGACTCCGATGCAAGAAGATATAatttaagaaagaaataatCCGGATAAAAAAAGAAGTCATAAGGTGGTTCAGTTTACATCtatatgttaatttttattttttttattatatttttattttttatttgattgtatataaaattatatttataaattaaaaaaaaaattaaatattacaagtcttttttgtttctacattaacaacaataaaattaatttataattttgtaatttttgtctcTTAAGTACTTATAACTCTTATCTTTTGAATGCTACTAAGTACTAACTCTTattcttgagttcttgtaactctcgactcaatacccaaatcaatattataatataattataagGAAAATGAGAGGGAAAAAAGTCGTGCAACTTTGAATGTGAAGTATAAAGCAAAAGCCAAAACACGTTGAAATTGATCTAGTTAGCAGGATTAATTGTGAACTAATTAacaagtatttttaattttatggacacagttttctttttaaatcttCTGCTGGTACTGGGTCATCTTCATCTTCGGACATTTTCATTTGCATCTTATCTTCACTTTCACTCGATCTTTCAGCATCTGTAGAATTGTTTGAAGGTGGGTAACACCTTACACCCCCTGCAAACTGATTGATTTACCAAGAAAGCAATGTTAGGCCGCGTGATCGAGCAATATTAATTATTGTAAAGCGCCCAGAACTCGCCGATAAGTAGCTGTTTCTGAGTTTTACAGTGGATCGATCACCAGTAGTTACTGACAATTTGGAACCAGAAACTGTAATGGTTTGGCATCAACCAAGGAGGACTTGTGCAAGAGATCAATGATGTACTTGGATTGCCTCACGGACATGTAGCCTAGAGGAGTCGCGGTGTGCCTGCATATATGATGCGTACCAATAAAAAAACCGAGGACTCCAAGATCTTTCATTGCAAACATGGATTGGAGTTATTTTATGATCGAGAAGATTacatcaatttaattttgtccCTGTAATTAAGATATCGTCTACATACACACCAATGTAGCGTCAGAATGACGATAGATAAAAGGAAAGAATCTACATCTGAAGAACGAAAGCCAGTATCATGAAAGAGAACTTGTGAGAGGCGATGAAACCAGGCCCAAGGTGCATGTTTAAGAATTAAGGCCATAACTAGCTTTGTGTAGCCGACATACAGAATTTGGATGGGAGCTATCAACGTACAAATCCATTTAGTTGTTCCATGTAAACATCTTTACATTACAAAAAAATGGCTGATTCTAGTTAGTTTTTTTCTAGGCGGTTTTGAAAACCatctagaattatagttttacaATCGGTTTTATAGAActgtttataaatttatagacggttttaataactaaatttagagacggttttattgaaaccgtttgtaaatttacagacagttttaataaaaccgccagaaaattaatttttagataaatttagagatggtttttttgaaaccgtctgtaacatttttttttaattttttttcttcttcttcttgttttctcgtttctttctttttaaaacaaaagtcaTTGAtctctttttaaagtttatatcgatctctctaattctctcTCTTAAATctatctcttttcttcttcctctctccggCCGGCGATTGAAGACGGGTGACGGGATTTGGACGGTCAGCGGGATCCGGATGACGGGAATGGGACAATGGGATCTCACAACTGGAGAGAGTGGGttttcggccggatctggccgaaaCCCACGCTCAACTGGATCTCTGGTCGGAATACAGAGAGAGATTCGGTcggatcctttttttttttttgggtaagtgaaattcttagatttgatttacattttgtgtttgttttggatttggattgTGATGATTCACAGCTGAAAAAAGGGTGTGtgaaaatttttgggtttgatttgtgaaaatttttgggtttgtgaAGGCCGGATTTGTGCAGAAGCCAGGCTTAGTGTGGGAACACTATTTCCGTCCTCTCGTTGTCGACCCAGCATCATCGTTGACGAAAATGAatcgagacaaaaaaaaaaaattatggaaaagaaataaataatttttaaaaaaagaaatattaattaatgatattaatattaatatataaaagaaataaatcgagacaaaaagaaaaaatatattaattctggacggtttggcccaaaccgtttATAATCCGAATTCCCAACCCATattttctagacagttttaaaccgtctagaataaaCCGTCTGGACTTTGCCATTTCTTgacacactacaaaaatttcaagaattctggacggtttgaaaccgtccagaaattgcaaaaaaactGGCTGGAACAAAGTCAAAACGGTTTATTCTTAacagttttaaaccgtctagaaaaatgGGTTGGGAATTCGGATTCTAGACGATTTGGGCCAAACTGTTCGAAATTATAGACGGTTTGgctcaaaccgtccataacaaATTCTGGATGGTTTTGTCCAAACTGTCtagaatttgttatttttttttttgaatatatatatattttgttttttttgttcagCGGTCATAGCTTCTACGTTCTAC
Coding sequences within:
- the LOC133871031 gene encoding WRKY transcription factor 18-like isoform X1, which translates into the protein MEAHTSCQEKVETLQTDLKCLRKENETLRFMLDVMNSKCNILQAHLQETKAAGQMDINFSQSGFDKEANKRARTSEVPIHNKTQRILVRTDSDQDNSLTVRDGYQWRKYGQKVTKDNPSPRAYFRCSMAPGCPVKKKVQRCLEDKSLLVATYDGKHNHDVHGSSLGDSSSSSDTIRSPMANINSFLPAMALDLSLSSPHQENRRPFQNFVEEHHNNSYNNIAEYAASLTKDPTFTTALAAAVASSITHQPKKRFESEHHT
- the LOC133871031 gene encoding WRKY transcription factor 18-like isoform X2 — encoded protein: MDINFSQSGFDKEANKRARTSEVPIHNKTQRILVRTDSDQDNSLTVRDGYQWRKYGQKVTKDNPSPRAYFRCSMAPGCPVKKKVQRCLEDKSLLVATYDGKHNHDVHGSSLGDSSSSSDTIRSPMANINSFLPAMALDLSLSSPHQENRRPFQNFVEEHHNNSYNNIAEYAASLTKDPTFTTALAAAVASSITHQPKKRFESEHHT